Proteins from a single region of Haloplanus sp. GDY1:
- the argH gene encoding argininosuccinate lyase, translating to MLWENTDHSASEATLQYTMEPKEFENRFLPYDVLTNLAHVTMLHRQGFLTEGELADLREALTDLYHEADEVEGEDVHTFVEERVTERTEAGKKMHLARSRNDQIFVDTRLFMKDATIDLAHRLLEFVAALDAFAAEKNVLIPGYTHQQQAMPSSTGLWASSYADALVDDLRSLRATYRIVDSNPLGAAASYGTSLDIDRDLTTELLGFSTKQHNPIYCSNRGKQELQLLQTLDLVMLDVQKLAEDLINFSEDQQFFELPEEYCTGSSIMPQKRNPDILELARAKAEEVSAGKETIRRIIGKLPSGYNRDSQQTKKHLIEGIDTVRATLDILTPLIEALELSDEFTVDEGIFAAYTANRKVQEGMAFRDAYHEVKESEEYEVHDDVADPVRQPLDDLPAFWDDEREAFDAMSERLLTASAE from the coding sequence ATGCTCTGGGAGAATACCGACCACTCCGCGAGCGAGGCGACGCTCCAGTACACGATGGAGCCGAAAGAGTTCGAGAACCGGTTTCTCCCGTACGACGTGCTGACGAACCTCGCGCACGTGACGATGCTGCACCGGCAGGGCTTTCTCACCGAGGGCGAACTCGCGGACCTCCGCGAGGCCCTCACCGACCTCTACCACGAGGCCGACGAGGTGGAGGGCGAGGACGTCCACACCTTCGTCGAGGAGCGGGTGACCGAGCGGACCGAGGCGGGCAAGAAGATGCACCTCGCCCGGTCGCGCAACGACCAGATATTCGTCGACACGCGCCTGTTCATGAAGGACGCGACCATCGACCTCGCCCACCGGCTCCTCGAGTTCGTCGCCGCGCTCGATGCGTTCGCGGCGGAGAAGAACGTCCTGATCCCGGGCTACACCCACCAGCAGCAGGCGATGCCCTCCTCGACGGGGCTGTGGGCGTCGAGTTACGCCGACGCGCTCGTCGACGACCTGAGGTCGCTGCGGGCGACCTACCGCATCGTCGACTCGAACCCCCTCGGCGCCGCCGCGTCCTACGGCACCAGCCTCGACATCGACCGGGATCTGACGACGGAACTGCTGGGCTTCTCGACGAAACAGCACAACCCCATCTACTGCTCGAACCGCGGGAAACAGGAGCTACAGCTGCTCCAGACGCTCGATCTGGTGATGCTCGACGTGCAGAAACTGGCCGAGGACCTCATCAACTTCTCCGAGGATCAGCAGTTCTTCGAGTTGCCCGAGGAGTACTGCACGGGCAGCAGCATCATGCCCCAGAAGCGCAACCCCGACATCCTGGAACTCGCGCGGGCGAAAGCCGAGGAGGTGTCGGCGGGCAAGGAGACAATCCGGCGGATCATCGGCAAACTCCCGAGCGGCTACAACCGGGACAGCCAGCAGACGAAAAAGCACCTGATCGAGGGGATCGACACGGTTCGGGCGACCCTCGACATCCTCACCCCGCTGATCGAGGCGCTGGAACTCTCCGACGAGTTCACGGTCGACGAGGGCATCTTCGCCGCCTACACGGCCAATCGGAAGGTCCAAGAGGGGATGGCCTTCCGCGACGCCTACCACGAGGTCAAGGAGAGCGAGGAGTACGAGGTCCACGACGACGTCGCCGACCCGGTCCGCCAGCCGCTCGACGACCTCCCGGCGTTCTGGGACGACGAGCGCGAGGCGTTCGACGCGATGTCGGAGCGGCTCCTGACCGCGAGCGCGGAGTGA
- a CDS encoding DUF7120 family protein: MPTAEVSLPDDVDIEINQLVEEGEFINRDQAVEELLSLGVSAYTTDESPNQTADEDLFTQVVDDQQDPAIRNESDDEPTL, from the coding sequence ATGCCAACCGCCGAAGTTTCGCTGCCGGACGACGTCGACATCGAGATCAACCAGCTCGTCGAGGAGGGGGAGTTCATCAACCGCGATCAGGCCGTGGAGGAACTGCTCTCGCTCGGCGTGTCGGCGTACACGACCGACGAATCGCCGAATCAGACGGCCGACGAGGACCTGTTCACGCAGGTCGTCGACGACCAGCAGGACCCCGCCATCCGCAACGAGTCGGACGACGAACCCACGCTGTAG